The sequence below is a genomic window from Aspergillus nidulans FGSC A4 chromosome V.
GCATTTTGTCGACACCCATGCGTGCCCGGATCTCATTCATGAGAGTTTGAGAGACTGGTGAGCCCGATGCCAGTCCCGTACGCAGTCGACGTGGCTTCTGGCCTGTCTTAGTGAGGATTTCCAGCTCGGATATGAACATTGTCGGTACGCCTAGGAGAACCGTCGCGTCCTCAGCCATTAGAGCTTCGACAACGCAACTTGCATTGAAGTGATCCGAAGGGAAGATGATCGAGGCACCGTAGCAAAACGATGCGAGGAAACCCATGACAAGACCGAAACAATGGAATAGGGGTGGACCGCAGCAGACGACGTCGGACGGAGTCAGGCGCATGGCATTGCCCACGAAGCGTGCATTGTTGAGAATGTTTCTGTCTTGTTAATACCAGCCTTGCAAAGAGAATGGGGAACATACATGTTTGTCAACATCGCTGCCTTTGGTAAGCCGGTCGTTCCTGTACATAATGTCAGCTTGGGGGGACTTATCAATCAGAAGGCGCGTACCGGATGTGAACTGGAGATTGAGAACATCTTCTGGCGCAAGCGATGCTTGTGCCTGGAACAGTGCCTTCTCCACATCCCCTGAGGGTTTCGGTCGCAGAAACTTGCTGTATGTGTGCAAAATCTCGCTAGCAGGGCTTAGCTTTTCTGTTCTCAAGAGGACAATATACTGCAATTCCGACAATGTAGGATTCTTCGAGCTTCGATCCTGAAGATTTTCAACATGCCCCATCAGACTCCGCGTCCCGATTTTTGGCGCAATAAACACGGCCTTGCAAGCTATAGGTATACCACCATTAGTTCGTAGTTCTAGAAGAGCAGCGTGGATAATGGGATCGTACAGCTGCGATAAACCGCATTCCTCAGCTCATCCGGAGTATACGTGTTGTTCAGAACAACCACCGGACACCCAATTCGTGCCGCACCAAGGAAGATCTCGATATACTCGTAGCTGTTTCCGTCCATGATCCCGATGCATTCGCCGTGGAGCAGTCCCGCACTAAGCAGCGCCTTTGCGACAACCCGGCTTCGCTCGGCGAGTTGGTAATACGAGAGCCGTGTCGATTGCCATGGAACAATAAGTGCCGTCCGGTCGGGGTATGATGCCTCTTGCTGGTCGATTACGTTGCATAATGTCTTATCGAGCCAGAGGGGAGGCTCTTTTGGGCCGTGGACGAGAGAAAGCTGGGCGGACATTTTGGTGACAGTGGCAGCGAGTCTAAAAACTGACTTGATAGATCATTACACTGCAATCCACTCCATAGAGCCAATACTCCATTTATGGCACATGGCCTATACCCAAGAAAAGGACGTGGAGTCGCTCTGGGCCGATCCCCCGGAGGTCTGCCGGGCCATCGGTCCGACACGATCAGCACGAACAGAGCTCACCAGGTTCTACAATTAATTCATTATTCCGTAGGTACTGTGATTCTCAGTGACTATACTTTGGGATATACCGCTTGCCATGGCGACAGAATCGACATACCCAGTTATATCCTCCCGCCTGGACCTAAGGGCCAAGCATCTGCAACAGAACAAGGCCGACTGGGGCGACATCCTTATTCGCTTTGAGGAAGCTTTGAAGCATGTTGCCGCTGAGGGAAATGAGGTCTCTCTAAATCGTCATCAATCAAGGGGACAGCTATTACGTGCGTGACGCTTGCTTCCGTTTGTCCTGCACCGTTCGACTAATCCGGGCACAGCAAGAGATCGAGTGGCACTTCTTCTAGACCAAGACACGCCATTTCTGGAACTCGGTGCCTTTGCAGGATTTGAGAACCCTAATTCAACGCCGTGTGCGAACCTGATTGCTGGAATTGGCAATGTTAGGTGCGCATACGTCATTCTCCCTAGTATTGTTTGGCGTGCTGATGAGCATAGTGGCCGGCCGTGTCTCCTTATGTCCCACATACCAACGCAAAGTGGAGGCGCGTGGAATGAGATGACTGGTTAGTTGGTATCTCAGACTCTATGTTTTACAGTCTGACTTTCGCAGTTCTTAAAGTAAACCGCATGATGGAAATTGCGTTTGAAAACGACTTGCCCCTGATCTCACTCGTGCAATCGGTACTCCCACTAGCCAATAACATACAGGCAACCTGATCTGACATCTATAGGCCGGGGTCTTTCTCCCCCAGCAGTTCCGCGTCTTCCACAAGGGAGGTCAGCTCTTCCGGGACCTGGCGGTGCGCACGCAGCACGGAAAGCCATCCTGTGCCATTGTCTTTGGCTCCTCTACAGCGGGGGGAGCTTATCATCCTGCGCTGTCAGACTATACCATTTTCGTGGAGAACCAGGCGCAGGCTTTCCTGGGAGGACCCCCTCTTGTGAAAATGGCTACAGGAGAAGTTATTGGCGCCGAAGAGTTGGGAGGAGCGAACGTCCACGCGACAGTCACGGGTCTGGCCGACCAAATTGCCATTGACGAGTATGCCTGACGGATATAATGAAGTTTGTCCCCTGCATCCTGCTAATTATACGCAGGTTCGACGCCATCGTGAAGGCTCGAGAGTGGGTTTCAACCCTACGAGAGCGAGCAGTGCCTCTCCATAGCTTATTATCGCCTGCTGAGCCCCGATATCCAGCCCAGGACCTCCTTTATCTTGTTAATCCTGATATTCGGAAGCCGTTCGACATGTTGGAAGTGTTGTTGCGGATTGTTGATGATTCGCGCCTGTCCATGTTCAAGCCCAAGTACGGCACGAACATGATCAACGCGTGGGCTCATATTCTAGGTACAGCAGCGGATGCTGTATCCCATTTGCGTGTGAACGAGTCGCTAACTGCGGGATACAGGATTTCCCGTGGGAATCGTCGCAAATCAAATCTCCGTCATCAATCCTAATGAAGCCGCCAAAACCGCGCAGTTCATTCGGATGTGCAACCAGGAGTAAGTCTTTCTCAGTGGCCCAGTGCATCTTGCTGATTATGCTAGAAACACTCCCATCATTTTTCTCCACAACGTCACCGGCTTTATGGTCGGAGCCAAGGCCGAGCACGCCGGCATCATCAAGATGGGCGCTCAGCTCGTCTCGGCTGTGAGCTGCTCTACTGTGCCTCACATCTCCATCATCGTAGGCGCGTCCTACGGAGCCGGTAATTATGCCATGTGCGGAAGAGCCTATAAGCCTCGCTTCATCTTTACCTGGCCCACGGGCCGGTGCAGCGTCATGGGCCCAGATCAGCTATCCGGGGTAATGGAGACTGTGCAGCTTCAGAGCGCCAAGTCTAAAGGTAAGGTCCTGGAGCCGACCTTGCTGAAGAAACAGGTAGAGAGTTTCCGCCAGAGTGCGGCGCGGGATAGTGAGTGCTACGCGACCAGTTCCATGCTCATTGATGATGGCATCATTGACCCGAGGGACACGAGGGACGTTCTAGGGATGTGCCTCGAGGTCGTCAATTTGAATGGGGTCAAGGGAACGGAGACACATCATCTTTTAGCTAGAATTTAGGTCTTGTAGCTTTTCTATCTAGTATATAGTCTCGTCGAATTTGAACGCTTGCCCCTATCCTTACTTTAACAACGCCCCTCCAATATCGAACCTCAGATCGACAAAGTACTATTCCTCCCCAGAGAATGGGCCACCTCCTGTCGTTCCGGAGTGGAGAATGGTGATGGTCGATCTGGAGACGGTCCGACGAGAATGCGGTCCGATATCCGATGTCCGAGGTGCTATCCAAGACTAAGTAACATAGCACCTTACACTTGCAGTGAAATCAAATAGATATCGTCAGGACACATCTGAGTTACAGTCGCATATTTTCTACTATTGTGCTTCCATTATGGCAAATCCCTCCCTTAACGGCGAGACCGTCCACGCGGCACCCTTACGGCCGCCACTCTACGTCGCCCCATCACCATTAGGCGAGGATGGCCGACCGATAATCAAGAAGGTCTTGATTGCAAACCGCGGCGAGATCGCCTGTCGTATTATTCAGACGTGTCACAAGCTCAACATAGCTACCGTCGCGGTCTACGTCAATGAGTATGTTCTCCCTTTTTGCATGAAGACACGTTGTCGCtaacagaagcagagacaCATCATCTCGCCATATTAGAGATGCAGACGAGGCCATTAATATTGGAAGCATTGATCAATGCCCTCGCAATCCGTTCCTAGATGGAGAACTCCTTATCCGCACCGCTCTGTCTGTAAACGCGGACGCCATCCATCCCGGATACGGCTATCTCAGTGAGAACGCTGAGTTTGCTCGGTCCATCCGCGACGCAGGAATGATATTCATCGGGCCAAGTGATACCGCCATGTCCACTTTGGGCAACAAGCGTGCGGCAAAAGAGTACCTCAGCAAGCATGCGCCAGATGTCCCCCTAATACCTGGCTACGTAGGATCAAGCCAAGACGCACCGGAGCTTAGTAGGATTGCTGCACAGATCGGCTTTCCTGTCATGCTCAAGGCGTCTGCTGGCGGTGGTGGCAAGGGAATGCGAATCATCCGGGAAGCTGGACAGTTGCAAGCCGAGTTGGAGCGGGCACAGTCTGAGGCCCTGCGTTCTTTCGGATCCGCCGATTGTATTCTTGAGATGTACGTTGAGAGCAGCAAACATGTTGAGATTCAGCTACTGGGAGACTCGTATGGAGAGGTTGTCTCGTTCTTCGAGCGCGATTGTTCAGTGCAACGACGACATCAGAAAGTCATCGAGGAAACGCCGTGCACCTTTCTgacggagaagacgaggcaaGAGATGAGTGCTACCGCTGTGCGCATTGCCAAACTCCTTGGCTACGAAAATGCTGGCACCGTTGAATTCGTCGTCGATGCTGTGACTGGCAAGTTCTATTTCCTCGAAGTCAATGCCCGTCTCCAGGTCGAGCATCCCATCACGGAGGAGGTGACAGGCGTGGACTTGGTCTCGCTGCAGCTCTATGTAGCTGCAGGGGGAAGTCTACGTGCTCTACCTGCGCTCCAAGGCCTCACCCAACAAGGTCACGCAATCGAATGCCGCCTCTGCGCCGAAGATCCACGCAAGAACTTCTTCCCTGAGCATGGCAAGATCCATTTGTGGCTGCCAGCATCCGGCGTGCTGGGGCCAGGCCGTGATGTTCGCTACGAGGCTGCAGTACAGTCAGGCTCCTCAGTCTCGATATATTTCGACTCTATGATTGCGAAGATTGTCGTCTGGGCACCGACAAGAGCCCTCGCTATAGAGAAAATGGTCAAAGTCCTCGCGCATACAATCTGCGCTGGTGTCCAAACCAATCAGCTTCTGATGCAGCGATGCCTCCTGCATAAGGCATTCCATAACCCTGCATACACAACGTCTTTCCTCAGCTTACATCTCGATGAGCTACTTCACGAGCCTGGTGGCCTAATTGCTGAGATACGCAAGTCCCTGCCGATAGTCCCGGCAGTTGCTCTGCGTCACCTGGCCGCCTTATCTGCGTCTCAAAAGCGTCCTTTTCAGAATGTGCGGCGGCGCTTCCGAAATCAGCACCATGACCCGGTCAATCTGCAGTATGATGTCGTTACCATGGTCGACTGGCCGTACTCTCTACCGGAGACAGACCCGACGACACCACTCATGTGCGTCTGGACCCCGGATAACACCGGGCCATCCGCCACTCAAGAAGCACACCTGCTTGCTATTCCTGAGATTGATACCTCAAACGACGT
It includes:
- a CDS encoding uncharacterized protein (transcript_id=CADANIAT00003831) — its product is MSAQLSLVHGPKEPPLWLDKTLCNVIDQQEASYPDRTALIVPWQSTRLSYYQLAERSRVVAKALLSAGLLHGECIGIMDGNSYEYIEIFLGAARIGCPVVVLNNTYTPDELRNAVYRSSCKAVFIAPKIGTRSLMGHVENLQDRSSKNPTLSELQYIVLLRTEKLSPASEILHTYSKFLRPKPSGDVEKALFQAQASLAPEDVLNLQFTSGTTGLPKAAMLTNINILNNARFVGNAMRLTPSDVVCCGPPLFHCFGLVMGFLASFCYGASIIFPSDHFNASCVVEALMAEDATVLLGVPTMFISELEILTKTGQKPRRLRTGLASGSPVSQTLMNEIRARMGVDKMLIAYGMTETSPVNFITSLDDPENKRISTIGRVMPHTVAKVVDKQGKIVPQGQRGELCVGGYALQKGYWKNEEKTREVMKYDANGMLWMHTGDEVMIDEGGYGHITGRIKDLIIRGGENIFPREIEDRLVAHDSITEASVVGIKDEKYGEVVGCFLKLTPGCQRVQDTEIQQWVGGNLGRHKAPQHVFWIGDVAVGDDFPKTGSGKHQKHLLRDIGNRLVAQRKLRARL
- a CDS encoding uncharacterized protein (transcript_id=CADANIAT00003833), with the translated sequence MANPSLNGETVHAAPLRPPLYVAPSPLGEDGRPIIKKVLIANRGEIACRIIQTCHKLNIATVAVYVNESRDTSSRHIRDADEAINIGSIDQCPRNPFLDGELLIRTALSVNADAIHPGYGYLSENAEFARSIRDAGMIFIGPSDTAMSTLGNKRAAKEYLSKHAPDVPLIPGYVGSSQDAPELSRIAAQIGFPVMLKASAGGGGKGMRIIREAGQLQAELERAQSEALRSFGSADCILEMYVESSKHVEIQLLGDSYGEVVSFFERDCSVQRRHQKVIEETPCTFLTEKTRQEMSATAVRIAKLLGYENAGTVEFVVDAVTGKFYFLEVNARLQVEHPITEEVTGVDLVSLQLYVAAGGSLRALPALQGLTQQGHAIECRLCAEDPRKNFFPEHGKIHLWLPASGVLGPGRDVRYEAAVQSGSSVSIYFDSMIAKIVVWAPTRALAIEKMVKVLAHTICAGVQTNQLLMQRCLLHKAFHNPAYTTSFLSLHLDELLHEPGGLIAEIRKSLPIVPAVALRHLAALSASQKRPFQNVRRRFRNQHHDPVNLQYDVVTMVDWPYSLPETDPTTPLMCVWTPDNTGPSATQEAHLLAIPEIDTSNDVKKPAGTSARYQKVSKVLRDDLVNLSGTRYAVKIESWKPAEGDPALKESWLSSTLEISINGTKLLAYVSVAINRLEALAGCLNRTQTVFCHIPAIGASVEFKRDTSLSFVESTRAAASGENNQEQRTVTAPMPCKVLSTLKKNGEQVKSGDIVMVIESMKMEVTISASADGQFETNWKEGDAVEEGKTLCTVK
- a CDS encoding acyl-CoA carboxylase subunit beta (transcript_id=CADANIAT00003832), with amino-acid sequence MATESTYPVISSRLDLRAKHLQQNKADWGDILIRFEEALKHVAAEGNEVSLNRHQSRGQLLPRDRVALLLDQDTPFLELGAFAGFENPNSTPCANLIAGIGNVSGRPCLLMSHIPTQSGGAWNEMTVLKVNRMMEIAFENDLPLISLVQSAGVFLPQQFRVFHKGGQLFRDLAVRTQHGKPSCAIVFGSSTAGGAYHPALSDYTIFVENQAQAFLGGPPLVKMATGEVIGAEELGGANVHATVTGLADQIAIDEFDAIVKAREWVSTLRERAVPLHSLLSPAEPRYPAQDLLYLVNPDIRKPFDMLEVLLRIVDDSRLSMFKPKYGTNMINAWAHILGFPVGIVANQISVINPNEAAKTAQFIRMCNQENTPIIFLHNVTGFMVGAKAEHAGIIKMGAQLVSAVSCSTVPHISIIVGASYGAGNYAMCGRAYKPRFIFTWPTGRCSVMGPDQLSGVMETVQLQSAKSKGKVLEPTLLKKQVESFRQSAARDSECYATSSMLIDDGIIDPRDTRDVLGMCLEVVNLNGVKGTETHHLLARI